Proteins co-encoded in one Bacillus sp. FSL H8-0547 genomic window:
- a CDS encoding ABC transporter ATP-binding protein — translation MSEQNQMISVNGLIKTYGDFTAVDGITFEVFKGEVFGVLGPNGAGKTTTLEMLVGLRKPDGGSANIGGFDVVRDLKKVKEVIGVQLQSTTLFELLTVEEILQLYASFYKKHVPIHPLIEDMLLTDKTKSRIKSLSGGQKQRLAIALALVHDPWIIFLDEPTTGLDPQARRTLWDIIFKLKERGVTVVLTTHYMDEAHVLCDRIAIMDQGKLIALDTPAQLVRNLHSENAVEFRFEEEGAEVDFSRIEGVKQVGSQKDAVILYTDDLQATLTSLIETSAEQGLKLADLQIRTATLEDVFIHMTGRRLREA, via the coding sequence ATGTCTGAACAGAATCAGATGATCAGCGTGAACGGATTAATCAAGACGTATGGGGACTTTACGGCAGTGGACGGCATTACGTTTGAGGTTTTCAAGGGCGAAGTGTTTGGAGTGCTCGGCCCGAATGGAGCGGGAAAAACGACGACGCTTGAGATGCTTGTCGGCCTGCGGAAGCCTGACGGCGGGTCGGCTAATATTGGGGGTTTTGATGTTGTCAGGGATTTAAAAAAAGTCAAAGAGGTTATTGGCGTCCAGCTTCAGTCTACGACTCTTTTTGAGCTTTTGACGGTGGAGGAGATTCTGCAGCTGTATGCCAGTTTCTACAAGAAGCATGTCCCTATCCATCCGCTGATTGAGGATATGCTGCTGACGGATAAAACAAAGAGCAGAATTAAGAGTCTTTCCGGCGGACAGAAGCAGCGGCTCGCGATTGCTCTTGCCCTTGTGCACGACCCGTGGATCATTTTTCTGGATGAACCGACGACGGGACTTGATCCGCAAGCGCGAAGAACGCTGTGGGATATTATTTTTAAATTGAAGGAAAGAGGCGTGACAGTCGTTCTGACAACCCACTATATGGACGAGGCGCACGTTTTGTGCGACAGAATTGCGATTATGGATCAGGGGAAGCTGATTGCGCTTGATACACCGGCTCAGCTGGTCCGAAATCTTCACTCTGAAAATGCGGTGGAATTCCGGTTTGAAGAAGAGGGGGCTGAGGTTGACTTCAGCCGGATTGAAGGAGTTAAGCAGGTCGGAAGCCAGAAGGATGCGGTTATTCTTTATACAGATGATCTACAGGCAACGCTGACGAGCCTGATTGAGACATCGGCAGAACAGGGGCTGAAGCTTGCTGATCTGCAAATACGCACGGCCACTCTTGAAGATGTCTTTATTCACATGACGGGAAGGAGGCTGAGGGAAGCATGA
- a CDS encoding DUF624 domain-containing protein codes for MNTGGLVQQLYTATEWITRIFTANIVWLFFSLPIVYLSFNLFAVKDPAGLLVNGLTIAIFTPFILFPATTALFGLSRKWITADSQVPLLRTFWKLYKENYVRSMTGGLLIVPIWVILVIDYIFFAQSGSPLHYLFLAIGVFMFVFTMHFFSNTVHFHLTLLQSLKNSMLLSIGKPLHTIGIAAGVGSLFYVSTSVFPLLILLGFGSLTAWVAFYLFFRAV; via the coding sequence ATGAATACAGGAGGATTGGTGCAGCAGCTCTACACCGCAACCGAATGGATCACACGAATCTTTACAGCCAACATCGTCTGGCTGTTCTTCAGTCTGCCCATTGTCTACTTATCCTTTAATCTATTTGCCGTCAAAGATCCGGCCGGCTTACTAGTAAACGGGCTAACAATCGCTATTTTTACACCTTTCATCCTTTTCCCGGCGACAACCGCTCTTTTCGGCCTCTCGCGGAAATGGATAACAGCAGACAGCCAGGTTCCGCTGCTTCGCACTTTCTGGAAACTCTACAAAGAAAACTACGTCCGCAGCATGACCGGCGGACTGCTGATTGTCCCAATCTGGGTCATCCTTGTCATCGACTACATTTTCTTCGCACAATCCGGCTCGCCGCTGCATTATCTCTTTCTGGCAATCGGAGTATTCATGTTCGTGTTCACGATGCATTTCTTTTCAAACACCGTGCACTTTCACCTGACTTTGCTTCAATCATTAAAAAATTCAATGCTGCTTTCAATCGGAAAGCCCTTGCACACAATCGGAATTGCAGCAGGAGTCGGTTCCCTATTCTATGTCAGTACGAGCGTTTTTCCTCTTCTCATTTTGCTAGGCTTTGGGAGTTTGACGGCCTGGGTGGCGTTTTATTTGTTTTTCAGAGCTGTTTGA
- a CDS encoding DUF3986 family protein — MKLEVRYDERYHLHIGYYENERDFESVALKRETEDIWDVYFDFKQYGLKSASSENSETIKEFGTRIFSMHVGDLEYAAGAERFEKWLVNQKII, encoded by the coding sequence TTGAAATTGGAAGTCAGATACGATGAAAGATATCATTTGCATATTGGCTACTATGAAAATGAGCGTGATTTTGAGTCTGTAGCATTAAAACGAGAAACAGAAGACATTTGGGATGTTTATTTTGATTTTAAGCAGTATGGATTGAAGAGCGCTTCGAGTGAGAATTCCGAAACGATAAAGGAATTCGGCACGAGAATCTTTTCTATGCATGTCGGAGATCTTGAATATGCTGCGGGTGCAGAAAGGTTTGAGAAGTGGCTGGTAAATCAGAAGATCATTTAG
- a CDS encoding DUF2441 domain-containing protein encodes MDKPFYVYHLVTKKKMSTGQIIVFDNQEHNSLFRFFFETNSTNAKGETVDLILQNGIHDDGLRLKKDDAATVMKYMDKTMRSVRETIVEMVRLQKYPDYPSRLSCLYAAKTYEDILKWKRIFDSYNRNVLQIVKLKVEGSCFEGNGNLLPNNGCIPFSLKMKQAEDYWENREENELPELLVNGKIEVAEIIEEFYVLV; translated from the coding sequence ATGGACAAACCCTTTTACGTTTACCATCTAGTCACAAAGAAAAAAATGAGTACAGGTCAGATTATTGTCTTTGACAATCAGGAGCATAATTCACTGTTTCGTTTCTTTTTCGAAACAAATAGTACAAATGCCAAAGGTGAAACAGTTGACCTTATTTTACAGAATGGAATACATGATGATGGTTTAAGATTGAAAAAAGATGATGCAGCAACAGTAATGAAATATATGGACAAAACAATGAGATCTGTAAGAGAAACAATCGTTGAAATGGTCAGGTTACAGAAATATCCTGATTACCCTTCACGGCTTTCATGTTTATATGCAGCGAAAACGTATGAAGATATTCTGAAATGGAAAAGAATCTTTGATTCTTATAACCGGAACGTTTTGCAGATTGTGAAACTCAAAGTAGAGGGCAGCTGCTTTGAAGGCAACGGTAATCTGCTGCCGAATAATGGGTGCATTCCTTTTTCGCTAAAGATGAAACAGGCGGAGGATTACTGGGAAAACCGTGAAGAAAATGAGCTACCGGAGCTTTTAGTCAATGGGAAAATTGAGGTTGCAGAAATAATAGAAGAATTTTATGTATTGGTTTGA
- a CDS encoding amino acid transporter, which produces MSDQKPFNDVTDHMKTIEGLPAQTDMKKLPKLIRYFGYFFLVFFAVSLLFIVIGVLIT; this is translated from the coding sequence ATGTCCGATCAAAAACCATTCAATGATGTCACGGATCATATGAAAACAATTGAGGGACTGCCTGCGCAGACTGATATGAAAAAACTCCCTAAACTAATCCGATACTTCGGGTACTTTTTTCTTGTCTTTTTTGCTGTTTCCCTTCTTTTTATTGTGATTGGGGTTCTAATCACATAA
- a CDS encoding GNAT family N-acetyltransferase, translating to MDITYKETNILDEKQVGLLYSNANWTSYTEDMPRLMNAIKSSLMVITAWEHGKLIGLVRVVEDAQTIIYIQDLLVLGSCRNRGVGSKLLKLVLEQYNDVRQTVLLTDESEEIRSFYEKNGFSSCDKGDLVAFAKFN from the coding sequence ATGGATATTACCTATAAAGAAACGAACATACTTGATGAGAAACAAGTCGGGCTTTTGTACAGTAATGCAAATTGGACTTCCTATACAGAAGATATGCCAAGGCTGATGAACGCAATCAAATCTTCTCTCATGGTCATAACTGCGTGGGAGCATGGGAAGTTAATTGGATTAGTCAGAGTGGTTGAAGATGCGCAGACCATTATTTATATTCAGGATTTACTGGTACTTGGATCCTGCCGGAACAGAGGTGTCGGCTCAAAGCTTTTGAAGCTGGTCTTGGAACAATACAATGACGTCAGGCAAACAGTATTACTCACTGATGAGTCAGAAGAAATCAGATCATTTTATGAAAAGAACGGATTTTCATCCTGTGATAAGGGAGATTTGGTGGCGTTTGCGAAGTTTAATTAA
- a CDS encoding DUF4176 domain-containing protein — MAIFLPIGTVVTLIGGNIKLMIHGRKQILVTDDERNGKMYDYLAVPYPEGYISPEYTYVFNHENIEKVIFEGMSDEEEKEFQKVLEKASAE, encoded by the coding sequence ATGGCTATTTTCTTACCTATTGGAACTGTTGTAACTTTAATCGGTGGAAATATAAAGTTAATGATTCACGGAAGAAAACAAATCCTGGTTACAGATGATGAGCGGAATGGGAAAATGTATGATTACCTAGCCGTTCCATATCCCGAGGGCTATATATCTCCCGAGTATACATATGTTTTCAATCATGAAAATATTGAAAAAGTCATTTTTGAAGGCATGTCTGATGAAGAAGAAAAAGAATTCCAAAAAGTGCTGGAAAAAGCTAGCGCTGAATGA